The Hydrogenobacter sp. T-2 region AGCTGTCTTTGCAGGCTTTTGGATGGCAAGGGCAACCCATGCGGACGTATGGGTCAGAGAATGGATACCAGAGGGTGGCATGAACTTGGCACTTGTGGCGCTCCTCACTCTCATCCTTTGGACTTCCAGCTACACCATATGGAAGGCAGAACATAGCATCGAGCATGGAGACCTTGGAGGCTACAGAATGTGGCTTTTGGCAACCATGGTCTTGGGAACTGTCTTCTTGGTAATACACGCGTGGGAGTGGCTGCACCTTTGGCAGAAGGGCTTTACCATAAGTGCGAACATGTACGGAACGGGTTTTTACATGCTCACAGGGATTCACGCTTCTCACGTGCTTGTGGGTCTTGGTATGCAGTTAATACTTCTAATAAACAGTGGAAAGTCTCTTAACAAGAAGACACCTGCAAGGGCGGCAAGCTATTACTGGCACTTTGTAGACCTTGCTTGGCTACTTGTAGCGGGCACTGCTTACATTGTAGGTTCTTATGGTAAGTTCTAAGCCATGAGGGTTATAGTCCTTCTTTTCCTGTTTTGGGTCTTCGCCTTTGGCACACCGCAACCTAAGAATACACCTAGTATGTTTGATGCAACTATAATGCAGATAGAGGAAGAAAAATATCTTGGAAACAAGGTTGCGGATGTGGAGTTTATAAGGGAAGACGGTAAAAAACAAAAGCTTTATGACCTCATAAGGGGTAAGCCCACAGCTTTGATACTTGCCTACTTTACCTGCGATTCCGCCTGCCCTCTCATAGTTAAGTCCGCCCTTGAAGCAACTAAGGGACTTGGAAAAGATGCGAACCTTCTCGTGCTTTCCTTTGATAAGGAAGATACTCTTGAGGATATAAAAAAGTTCAAGACCCAGCTTGGTGTAGAAAATCCAAAATGGACCTTTGGTATAATGAGAGAGGACCAAATTCAAAAACTCACCCAATCCTTGG contains the following coding sequences:
- a CDS encoding SCO family protein; this translates as MRVIVLLFLFWVFAFGTPQPKNTPSMFDATIMQIEEEKYLGNKVADVEFIREDGKKQKLYDLIRGKPTALILAYFTCDSACPLIVKSALEATKGLGKDANLLVLSFDKEDTLEDIKKFKTQLGVENPKWTFGIMREDQIQKLTQSLGYRFFYSRQDRVFVHPNVVIFIAPDGKIVRYLYGISPRERDFRIALAEAETFRITKNTIVDVAYMVCYRYDPNTGKYGLNPAIIFAFGGAMLASLTLLHAIVRKKKEVKT
- a CDS encoding cytochrome c oxidase subunit 3 is translated as MAHEGTHAAHHETSVWALPVGLSPFFLALAAIAYFTWNMALLAVITGGIGLALLAIGIAGWANEYFSKGHDEGLGFQGIVWFVFAEVVIFGAVFAGFWMARATHADVWVREWIPEGGMNLALVALLTLILWTSSYTIWKAEHSIEHGDLGGYRMWLLATMVLGTVFLVIHAWEWLHLWQKGFTISANMYGTGFYMLTGIHASHVLVGLGMQLILLINSGKSLNKKTPARAASYYWHFVDLAWLLVAGTAYIVGSYGKF